A segment of the Arachis hypogaea cultivar Tifrunner chromosome 5, arahy.Tifrunner.gnm2.J5K5, whole genome shotgun sequence genome:
TGAATTCATGTAACCTTTTCTGTTTCGAAAGGGTTGTACTTTTGGATTTCGCTTTTGATAATGGGCGACTGTGTATATTTCTCAGTTTTAGAATATCTTGTGTGTTTTCCAGTTCTTAGGGATTATTTGGGACCATTACTTGCTTTCCTTTTTTCCCAATATCAGGATTGTTCTTTTTTCCAAATCCTTTTTCTCATACAGCTAATTTAACTGTTGGTGCTGCCAATTCATGATTTATTTCGAATTTCTTGGTCAAGAAGGAAGTTTGATTCTGGTGGTCAATAATTGAGTAATGAATAATACCAACTAAGTTTTGGATTGTTACTTCGTTATGCCATCGATCAATTCATATGCTTCTGTGTGTTTGAAGAGCACCCAAAGCACTTGTGATTAGAAGTGAATTTCTTATTTGTTGCATTGATCTGGTGATTTTTGTTTTGTTGAGCacttatgttgatgaaccatgaacttttcattcttttagttttaggagtaatgGTAAATTCTTTTACCTGAAACTGAAAGTAATCCCTGCTATGTTTTCTTTGTTCTTTTCTATTCTGTAGTGGCTGGTGAAAAATGCAAGATCAAAGGATTCCTTTGTCAGAGGAGTTCTTGAAAAATAaaccaaagaagaaaaaattctcaAACCAAAAGGCATCTTTGTTTCAATTGCAAGGGAATAATACCAAGGAAGAGGTACATGCTCCTATATCATCAAAACCAGGACAGAAGGGTTCCAAAAGACATTTGATGACTGAAGTCTCACCACCTTTTGCAAAACAAGAGGGTTCCAACTCAGATTCTTTTCCAGATTCCTCTGCAGCTGGAAACGAGTACCGGGCATTGAGGCGGAAGTATCTGTTGCTGGAGGATGAGAGCTTTTTATTAGGGAAAGAGCTAAGAGAGATTGAAGATGAAGTAAAGACTCTTGAAGATGAGAAAATTGCACTGCTGGATCAACTTGTTGTAATGGAAGGTCTTGTTGACCCGTCAGAGATACACTCCTAGTGTCTGCGATTCCTAGACTTGTATGTCATTTCATCTTCTGACGATGACATCTATATGTTGTTATATAATCTCTAAAATCAAAGTTTAAGGTTTGAGTCCTTTAGGTAGCTCTTTGGAACTTGGATGGATTAAAAACACATTTGTAGAAATTATATAAGTCAAAATTCAACCTTTCTGTTCTTTGTCTGGAATGTTTCTGGAATACTTTGATCATCTAATGTTTTTTTGTCATAGTAAGGTATTGTTTCTAGTTCATTGTGGTAGGTTATCCATTGTAATTCTATGGTTTCTTATGCAAATATGATTTAATGTTTTAAGAAGCAGCAAACTTTTAACTTTAGACAATTTACTTCGGGATTAATTACAGAGTAAGTGTTGTTCTATATTGTTGTTCCCTGACATCATAGAGTTTTTCCATTTGAGTATTCTGCAACTAATGAATTGAGCCTTACAAAAGTAAACATGTGGATCATCAGGAAATACAACATGATTGCCAATCACATTTATCCTTTatgaaagaggaagaaaaaaaatattgccaATGTAAGACTAAGATTAGAGTTactcttttataattttactgcatagttttcaatttgcttgaaGGGAAAGATAACTTTATTATTTAGGAAAATAAAACAACTCCATACTcttttttagtatattattttttcaaaaattattattataaaggttaaagattaaaaataattaatacacCTTCTTAACTTCCCATTTTGGTGGGGAAGGAAAAACACATCACACATGGAAAGTGCTGAAGAACctatattgaaaataaatctgAGAAATTTCAGGACTCCTGGATATaatttcttcaaattctgtgttTTGGTAATATTTGCTACACTGAGCATATAACTATAACATATGTTTGGCAGTGATCTTCTAGACTGCATCAGGGATTTTTAGAAGAATTGGTTGTGATAGGCATATAGTGACTGCAATATTCTCACAGCTCCTAAGCTAATGTAGTTATTTACAAACACTGTTATCTGACCAACCCAAAGCCTGATGATGAAGCCCGGACAACTATTGGAGTTGTGACCTGAGATCTGCCATTCTTCCATGACAAGAACCCAAATGTGTAGCCCTTTGAAGGAGCAGCCACTTTGAAATTCAATGTGAACTTGATTTTCTGTCCAATTCTTCCGAAGATTAACCTGTCTGGCACAACAGTGACATTAACTCCAGCAGGAGACACCACTACAGATTTATATACACTTCTTGCTTCTCCAACATTGGTGACAACACGTGTTACTGAAAAGTTGTCTTCAAGATTAGGCACTGCAATAGATGGATAGTTGAGGCTGGATGGTTTCTTGAATGCCCCATCACATGTGCTGTTGTCTCCTGTAACAAGATGGAGTGACCTCTTATCATAACCAATTGAACAGAGGAAGTCAATATAATCTTCTGGCTGTGAATCATAGACAAGGCCAGGATCTAGAACTCTTGTGGGGTTCACAAACCCTGATCCATAGTCAAATGCATTAGCTCTTCTTCCATCAGGGTCCCTTCTAATGGGCTTGTGCTGCTTATCCAGAATAGTAGCTGCACATTGAATTTATGATTAGTTTCTTGAATATAATCACTGAAACTTGTGGACTGTATGGACTGTATATTCAATGATCTACTTTTTCACTGTGTTATGTGTGATATATTTAACTTTTATACATTTTGAGGCATCATATGATGACCAATAAACTTTGATCTGGTAAGGAGTTATGATTTAATGTTTGATTAAGAATAATTCCAAACTTTGTGTTAATCTAGTTATGTTCTTGGAAAAACCAGTTGATTGATTACAAACAGTAATGTTTGACTAAAATTTGATACCAGTTGTCATGATGGCAGATTTGATAGCAGAGGGCGACCATGAAGGATGAACAGCTTTGACTAATGCTGCAATTCCAGATACATGCGGACAAGACATAGAAGTTCCTGATATAATATTGAACTTCATTTTTCCAACGGCTGCCGGAGACCATGCTGCGAGAATGTTTAATCCGGGAGCTGTAATATCAGGCTACATAGCAGTACAGTGAGAAATCTTTTATAATTGAGAAGGGGCATGTTTATGAACTTATGAGAATatcaccttcaagatttctgggTTTAAGGAATTGGGGCCTTTAGAAGAGAATGCCGCTGTTCGGGGTGCAGGTCGAGTTCCTAGAACTGTCTTGGCTGCAAATATCCTCGCCATAGGCTTTCTGTTCGGCACAACAGAATGCAGGGTCAGATAATGGCAAAACAAGCAACATACTTAACATCAGTGTCTATTTTCTCAGGTGTAAAACAAACCTTGTTCTATTGATGTATGATAGAATATGTTCGCCTGTTCTCCTTCCAACAATAGCTGAAGGAATCACAAATGGTATGGCAACATCTTTATCTGTCTCATCAATGAGTATCATTCCAACACCACCTGCCTCTTTCACTACCCTACTTTTGGCCAACTTTGATTCTGATGAACTCTCTATATGTCTACACACCAGAACCTTCCCTCTGGCCTTGGTCTTATTCAGGGAGCTATCTACACAGTAACTGCAAAAAACAGAATCgaaacaataccaaacttaaaaaagcCATCCATGCACATTGATTTAGACTGTTCTCTCTATCAAGTACCTTGTGCTTCACCTGGATTGATAAGGAGTAAAATATCCATCAAAGGCATCTGCTGCAgatattattcttttggaggcatTCATTTCTAAGATGCTGAGACTTTCACCCTGTTCCATTCATTGGAGAAACAATAGCTCAGTCCAACATGAAAGCAGAAAACACTAGAAATGGAAACAATGAACGAAAATAGAATCTAAACATTACCGAGATGTTGACACCATTTCCTAGTACAACATCAGAGGTGAAGTCCCTATCAGTGGAGCTAGCAGCAACAGTGAAAATCCAAGGTGCAAGGTTAGTAGCAGAACCAGGAGTTCCTTCATTCCCAGCTGATGCCACCACTAGAACTCCATGCCTAGCAGCATGAAAGGACCCCACTGATATGGCATCATTGAAATACTCTCCTTGAGGGGCTTCAGGACCCAGAGACAATGATATAATGTGAACACCATCTCTTATGGCATCATCAAAGGCAGCTAGCAAGTCCACATCATAGCAACCTGAATCCCAGCAAGTTTTGTAAACAGCAATTCTAGCCCTAGGTGCACCTCCCCTGGCTCCTCCAGCTGCCAGCCCCTTGTAACTCATGTTCGACACGTAGCGGCCGGCCGCCGTGGAGGCCGTATGGCTCCCATGTCCAGTGCTATCCCTTGGGGACCTGAAAGAGACCTTCTTGTCTGACCCTTCTTCTGCTTCAAATCCACTCATATAATATCTTGCTCCTATCACTTTCCTGCACCATAATAATTAACCAATGAAGTCAACATGGTGAAAAACTTTTGAGGGTGTGATTCAACTCCAACCACAAAACAAAACCTGTTACAAGAAGATGCATTGAATGTTTCTCCTAATTGACAATGGCCCCTCCAACTTGGTGGCACTGCTGGCATGTCGGTGTCTCTAAAACTTGGTGATTCAGGCCAAATTCCTTCATGAATAGTCATAACCAGTAAGCAAAAAAATTAAATGCACACCATGACAAAAAGTCAAAAACCCCACCATTGCACTGACTATTTAGTAGCTACACCTTCTCACACTGATATTGTACCAAAATAATTTTCGTAACAGTGATGATATTTGTTTTCAACAGATTAGGTGTAATGTATCAGAATGCAAACTTTTAATAGAATGCTGATCTAATTAAAGTAGTTCATAAGTAGGAATTTGACTACACAATGATACCATGTGAAGGTCCAGTGTTATGAGTCATAGTTTCCTTTTAGTTGCTATTCCTAAAAGTAGAGGGATAAAAGGTACATAATTTGGGCTACTAAAGAAATAAATGAAGTGTAGAAGTTCTTGTGAACAGGATAATAAATGTGTTTATGGGACATTGAAGTAAAGGTACACATTTGTACGTAAGTGATGAAGGAAAAGTAACCAAAAAGGTTCTATCATAGGAGGCTGTAGCAGCAAAACCAGAGTTACTAGAAAGTTTGAATGGTTGTTAGTTGTTACTTTTCTTAAAGTTACAATTATTATTCATTTAAAAAGAATCTGGTAACTATGAGTAAAGACTACATAGTACAAACTCACCGGTATCAATGAAACCAACGATGATATTGGCTTGGTTCTTTGTGGATTGTCCTAGAATCTCCATGGTTTCATCCTTCTCAAGTCCCATAAAGTCCCATGAATGAGTGGTGTGAAGTTTTCTCTTATAATTGGGAAAAACTGAAACAACTCCAGACATTCCTTGCCATAATTTTGAACATAAGAGAGTTGTTAACAGCAAGAAGCCATTGATTTGTATGTTAGAAATTCTTATAgtttcaaaaagaaagaagaaattcaGTGGCATACTTGAAATTTGTGAAGCTTGTTCTTGAGTCAACTTGGCTGCAAAGCCTCTGAAACCATGTTTGTAGCTATAAATATGAGAAGCTTGTGCTTTCTCAATACTGTTAAAGAAAAATCACATATCAGAAACAAGAAAGAAAGGGAGAATTTTCCGAAAGAAAAAAACTGGCTTCAATTATTCTAACCTTCCTTCATGAACAGCAGCAAGCATCTGATGGTGTTGCTTTAGAACATCCTCTGGTTCTTGCCCAGTTTTGCTTCCCATGTACACTACATAAGCCTGCCATTGCCGTACAATTCAAATTCCATATAGTTTGATTGATtggttaattaattaacaaaaattaatacaGAAGAAAACATAACAATAAGAAGCTATGTAAGTACCTTAGAAGAAAAGCAAAAGGTAGTTTCTGCAGCAAGAACTGCAAGAAACAGATAAAAGAAGAGACTTGAAGATGACATTGGTCACAAGTTCCAAGCTTTGGCTAATGATTGGTCATGAAACGATAAAGGGTTGCAGAAACTGAATGCCAATTCAGAGAAAAGGGAAATCAAGATGGAGAAATAGGAGAAGGCAGGACAAGAATCATGTGTTTAGGTGCAAAGTTGTGGGGTGTGTCATGTGTGAGAATTCAATGGGAGAGGTTTATATATAAGAACAAGAATTAAGAGAGAAAACAAAGAATGTGAAAACGTGGAGTAGTAGTGGGTTAAAAAGGTTTAGATTATGATACacagagatagagatagagagatAGGGACTTGTGTTCTTTGAACTAACcaagaaaattagttattttcCTCTCAAACCGTTAATATTGAAAATTAGTAATTAGCATGTGGGTGGCTTTTGAATGGAATTTCATTACAttagaaattatttatttcagtttaATTCGGTTCTTATCTTATATTATGATTTATTTACAACCAAATGTAGCtttttatggaattattcattaGATTTATTGCattcaatccaattcaatttAAGGTTGGAAAtgtttaattttgtatatttacttccaattctttttttttttttttttacactcaCTCTATTAtgatataacttattttttacatattaaaatcagtcactatatatttgtgtataaatatatgtataacttaaattatttttaatatgtattttatattttaaaatatattatacattagtgattaattttagtatacacctaatattattatatttttgagtttatgttaaatttataaattaaaaaaaaattattaaaaatataaaaaatttaaattttcaatacacttattttatatttattaaataaaaatatttaaatttttttattaattaataataaatttatcataaatttttaagacacatattagctaaatcctatattttttatattggaaATATCAATTTTTAGATATTCAAATACCAATGTTAAGAAACACCCAAGTCTTACCTAGTGCAATAATGCAATGTGTGGTTTAGAAACAAGCATGTTTTAATTAAGTGATTAACCACTCTTTGTTTTTATCATTGTTTTTAAtttgtctttttaaaaaaaaaaagagaagaggaaagagaTGTTATTTTCTAAGTAATAATAATGGTTGCTTGGTGTTCTGAAATTTTGAGATGCTGTTGCTTTGACTTGACTCAATCACTCAAATATTATTTTGGCGTATTGAGTGCATCATTAATCGTAGTCGTCATTTAGattattgatttaattattttagtctaCACATTTAATAATGGGTTTTTGAAGTTCAttggtgaagaacaaaaatacaCCAATCACCGCCATGTATTGACGCTTTATAAACAATCAAGGCAACTCCGTTCTCCTTTACACGATTGCtagtgaaatatatatatattttcttctagttaaattaaatatttaatgttgtgtaaataattaataaatttttataattatacaaaaataGAGAGGCGCATATCTAAGTTTTACTTTTACATACATACTAAACTCATAATATACATTTCTCTTGTATTTAGTGTAATAATCGCATATATATTTATCGAGTGGTTTCTTCCATACTTTTAGATTTTATTCTTATAAGttggcattattattattattattattattattattattattattattattattattattaaaatttaattttaaagtagtgtcggtgtgaaattattttatacatatattcagTCACATAACaccatattaataaaaataactacttttttattaattacgTGAATAATCATCTAAAAGAACAACAGTTATGATTACATAatcatgtaaaatattttatattattaatgcattaaaattaaattattattattattattattattattattattattattattatcaaattgACATGTGTATATTTTTGCTAATATAAGTTATTTAAAA
Coding sequences within it:
- the LOC112800223 gene encoding subtilisin-like serine-protease S isoform X2, with protein sequence MSSSSLFFYLFLAVLAAETTFCFSSKAYVVYMGSKTGQEPEDVLKQHHQMLAAVHEGSIEKAQASHIYSYKHGFRGFAAKLTQEQASQISRMSGVVSVFPNYKRKLHTTHSWDFMGLEKDETMEILGQSTKNQANIIVGFIDTGIWPESPSFRDTDMPAVPPSWRGHCQLGETFNASSCNRKVIGARYYMSGFEAEEGSDKKVSFRSPRDSTGHGSHTASTAAGRYVSNMSYKGLAAGGARGGAPRARIAVYKTCWDSGCYDVDLLAAFDDAIRDGVHIISLSLGPEAPQGEYFNDAISVGSFHAARHGVLVVASAGNEGTPGSATNLAPWIFTVAASSTDRDFTSDVVLGNGVNISGESLSILEMNASKRIISAADAFDGYFTPYQSSYCVDSSLNKTKARGKVLVCRHIESSSESKLAKSRVVKEAGGVGMILIDETDKDVAIPFVIPSAIVGRRTGEHILSYINRTRKPMARIFAAKTVLGTRPAPRTAAFSSKGPNSLNPEILKPDITAPGLNILAAWSPAAVGKMKFNIISGTSMSCPHVSGIAALVKAVHPSWSPSAIKSAIMTTATILDKQHKPIRRDPDGRRANAFDYGSGFVNPTRVLDPGLVYDSQPEDYIDFLCSIGYDKRSLHLVTGDNSTCDGAFKKPSSLNYPSIAVPNLEDNFSVTRVVTNVGEARSVYKSVVVSPAGVNVTVVPDRLIFGRIGQKIKFTLNFKVAAPSKGYTFGFLSWKNGRSQVTTPIVVRASSSGFGLVR
- the LOC112800223 gene encoding subtilisin-like serine-protease S isoform X1 — translated: MSSSSLFFYLFLAVLAAETTFCFSSKAYVVYMGSKTGQEPEDVLKQHHQMLAAVHEGSIEKAQASHIYSYKHGFRGFAAKLTQEQASQISSMPLNFFFLFETIRISNIQINGFLLLTTLLCSKLWQGMSGVVSVFPNYKRKLHTTHSWDFMGLEKDETMEILGQSTKNQANIIVGFIDTGIWPESPSFRDTDMPAVPPSWRGHCQLGETFNASSCNRKVIGARYYMSGFEAEEGSDKKVSFRSPRDSTGHGSHTASTAAGRYVSNMSYKGLAAGGARGGAPRARIAVYKTCWDSGCYDVDLLAAFDDAIRDGVHIISLSLGPEAPQGEYFNDAISVGSFHAARHGVLVVASAGNEGTPGSATNLAPWIFTVAASSTDRDFTSDVVLGNGVNISGESLSILEMNASKRIISAADAFDGYFTPYQSSYCVDSSLNKTKARGKVLVCRHIESSSESKLAKSRVVKEAGGVGMILIDETDKDVAIPFVIPSAIVGRRTGEHILSYINRTRKPMARIFAAKTVLGTRPAPRTAAFSSKGPNSLNPEILKPDITAPGLNILAAWSPAAVGKMKFNIISGTSMSCPHVSGIAALVKAVHPSWSPSAIKSAIMTTATILDKQHKPIRRDPDGRRANAFDYGSGFVNPTRVLDPGLVYDSQPEDYIDFLCSIGYDKRSLHLVTGDNSTCDGAFKKPSSLNYPSIAVPNLEDNFSVTRVVTNVGEARSVYKSVVVSPAGVNVTVVPDRLIFGRIGQKIKFTLNFKVAAPSKGYTFGFLSWKNGRSQVTTPIVVRASSSGFGLVR